In Triticum aestivum cultivar Chinese Spring chromosome 5B, IWGSC CS RefSeq v2.1, whole genome shotgun sequence, the following proteins share a genomic window:
- the LOC123113334 gene encoding kinesin-like protein KIN-12G — protein MLSDGGDDDSSAPARFELQEDPSFWKDNNVQVVIRVRPLSSSEISVQGEKRCVRQDSGQSITWTCHPESRFTFDLVADEHITQESLFKVAGVPMVENCMAGYNSCMFAYGQTGSGKTHTMLGDIENGTRRNNENCGMTPRVFEHLFLRIQKEKEIRRDEKLSFTCKCSFLEIYNEQILDLLNPNATNLQLREDAKRGMHVENLTEHEVSNAREALQQLIEGAANRKVASTNMNRASSRSHSVFTCLIESKWESQGIKHHRFSHLNLVDLAGSERQKSSGAEGERLKEASNINKSLSTLGHVITSLIAVSNKKSQHVPYRDSKLTFLLQDSLGGNSKTTIIANISPSSCCAAETLSTLKFAQRAKHIRNNAIINEDASGDVLSMRLEIQHLKKELSRLQGQSGFANNGFVCESPSAFKWDQANGTFSPLMFDKKATQRRDYDITLAAAFRREQEKEAKLKAAIAAKQIAEELANQRSEEVRSFRMRLRFREDRIKRLEQVASGKLSAEAHLLQEKEDLMKEIEALRNQLERNPEITRFAMENLQLKEEIRRLQSFVDEGELERMHQQINILEHQLLEALDWKLMNEKDPVNKDLSLFGEEAGDEKNEFLLVQAIQNEREIESLRKNLSVCLQAKEKLERRVDDLTVELEVAKKCDHENKEFKAAQHQEQSVLLDAQTELKTLVDAIATASQREAEAHETAIGLAKENEKLRTELTTLIEDNKRLVGLYEQAIVNIEVKQHGNYPSIPQTEDSNEQQSSHPSNGGNSLLDDQPEGAYGSRSDAVEEPMIVDENCSHKDDPSRSDFSELQLQLEEMHEENDKLMSLYEKAMQERDEFKRKFSEQSNHETTEDVQFRDAEMDEAMDTMQSNPETTEDIQFRDAEMDTMLSNPETTEDIQFRDAEMDAEGFQGEHVHDSPIVAFKEAMQLVRVKLEHVQDKLVTAQDAVQYFKLLEMASTKAEELSSSIQLCCLDVQKEQEDISALKSALSESHERENALEDKIFSPAASCWDLHLKTEALAGSKFGVNVESMNKKMEQLSSLRTHKTEISAARAEARRSETELRNKIDGLKQKYRSFEAQRKETERVLFAIDNLDCPTTPLQKPMNFGKASELLKSEEERTKLLSELKKSREQLSIVQKEIKSMRNCDDIDGEISRLESEVEGCFLSLLEADTEKFVRDHALAEMWEVQQKDVPSLLVDYQDSVFHVKLGEEQIRACEASLQHQTTSLDEMNSKLSQAMRDLGELLVARGLDASTPHVSDKVKGDLDAIEVHVAEARQLLLVDSQ, from the exons atgctgtcggacggcggcgacgacgacagcTCCGCCCCCGCGCGGTTCGAGCTGCAGGAGGACCCCTCCTTCTGGAAGGACAACAACGTGCAG GTCGTGATTCGTGTCCGGCCCCTCAGCAGCAGCGAGATATCGGTGCAGGGGGAGAAGAGGTGCGTCAGGCAGGACAGCGGCCAGAGCATCACCTGGACCTGCCACCCGGAGTCCCGGTTCACCTTTGATCTAGTCGCCGATGAGCACATCACGCAG GAGAGCCTTTTCAAGGTTGCTGGGGTGCCCATGGTAGAGAACTGCATGGCTGGCTATAACAGCTGCATGTTTGCTTATGGGCAG ACCGGTAGTGGCAAGACCCACACGATGCTTGGGGACATAGAAAATGGCACACGGAGAAACAATGAGAACTGTGGTATGACGCCTCGAGTGTTCGAGCATCTCTTCTTAAGAATCCAGAAG gaaaaggaaataagaagagacGAAAAGCTCAGTTTTACTTGCAAGTGCTCGTTCTTGGAGATATATAATGAGCAGATTCTGGATTTGCTCAATCCAAACGCAACAAACTTACAG TTAAGGGAGGATGCGAAAAGGGGTATGCATGTTGAGAATCTGACTGAACATGAGGTTTCTAATGCCCGAGAAGCACTGCAACAACTTATCGAG ggggcagcaaacagaaagGTGGCATCTACCAATATGAACCGAGCAAGTAGCCGTTCTCATAGTGTATTCACATGTCTTATAGAGAGCAAG TGGGAATCTCAAGGTATCAAGCATCATCGATTTTCTCATCTTAACCTTGTTGACCTTGCTGGCTCAGAGAG GCAAAAGAGTTCAGGTGCTGAAGGGGAACGCTTGAAGGAAGCTTCAAACATCAACAAGTCACTCTCAACCTTAGG ACATGTTATTACCAGCCTTATTGCTGTGTCAAACAAAAAGTCACAGCATGTTCCCTACCGAGATTCGAAATTGACATTTCTGCTGCAG GACTCACTTGGAGGTAACTCTAAGACCACTATAATTGCAAATATAAGCCCATCTAGCTG CTGTGCAGCTGAGACGTTGAGCACATTAAAATTTGCGCAACGGGCTAAGCACATACGGAATAAT GCTATTATAAATGAGGATGCCTCTGGTGACGTTCTGAGCATGCGTTTAGAGATCCAACATCTCAAG AAAGAGCTTAGTCGCCTGCAAGGACAATCTGGATTTGCTAACAATGGATTTGTCTGCGAGTCCCCTAGTGCATTCAAATGGGATCAAGCTAATGGCACATTCAGTCCACTTATGTTTGATAAGAAAGCTACACAG AGGAGAGATTATGATATTACACTTGCCGCCGCTTTTAGGAGGGAGCAAGAAAAAGAAGCAAAGCTAAAGGCAGCAATTGCTGCAAAGCAGATTGCTGAAGAGCTG GCGAATCAAAGATCAGAAGAGGTGAGAAGTTTCAGGATGAGGCTTCGCTTTCGTGAAGATCGAATCAAGAGATTGGAGCAAGTTGCATCAGGGAAGTTATCCGCTGAAGCACATCTCTTGCAAGAGAAGGAAGACCTCATGAAGGAAATCGAAGCTCTACGGAACCAACTAGAACGAAATCCAGAAATTACAAGATTTGCTATGGAAAACCTACAACTGAAGGAAGAGATTCGAAG GTTGCAGTCATTTGTTGATGAAGGAGAATTGGAAAGAATGCATCAGCAGATAAATATTTTAGAACATCAG CTCCTAGAAGCACTTGACTGGAAACTTATGAATGAGAAGGATCCTGTTAACAAG GACCTCTCACTATTTGGGGAGGAAGCTGGTGATGAGAAAAACGAGTTTCTTCTTGTTCAG GCTATTCAAAATGAGAGAGAAATCGAGTCACTACGTAAAAATTTGAGCGTCTGTCTTCAAGCAAAAGAGAAACTCGAGAG GCGTGTTGATGATTTGACTGTAGAGTTGGAGGTAGCGAAGAAATGCGACCATGAGAACAAAGAATTTAAGGCTGCACAGCACCAGGAACAGTCCGTCTTGCTTGATGCTCAGACAGAACTTAAGACATTGGTAGATGCAATAGCTACTGCAAGTCAAAGAGAAGCAGAAGCTCATGAAACTGCAATTGGGTTGGCCAAAGAGAATGAGAAATTGAGAACAGAGCTTACGACCCTGATCGAGGATAACAAGAGACTGGTTGGTCTCTATGAACAGGCTATTGTCAACATTGaggtgaaacaacatggaaattatCCTTCCATTCCTCAAACTGAAGATTCGAATGAGCAGCAAAGCAGCCATCCTTCTAATGGAGGGAATAGCCTGCTGGATGACCAACCAGAGGGTGCATATGGTTCACGCAGTGATGCTGTTGAAGAGCCTATGATAGTGGATGAAAACTGCAGCCACAAGGATGACCCTTCGAGATCTGACTTTTCAGAACTGCAGCTTCAGCTGGAAGAGATGCATGAGGAAAATGACAAACTTATGAGTTTGTATGAGAAAGCTATGCAAGAAAGGGATGAATTTAAAAGAAAGTTTTCTGAGCAAAGCAATCATGAAACTACAGAAGACGTTCAGTTCAGAGATGCTGAAATGGATGAAGCAATGGATACCATGCAAAGCAATCCTGAAACTACAGAAGACATTCAGTTCAGAGATGCTGAAATGGATACTATGCTAAGCAATCCTGAAACTACAGAAGACATTCAGTTCAGAGATGCCGAAATGGATGCTGAGGGTTTCCAAGGAGAGCATGTGCATGACTCTCCAATTGTGGCTTTCAAAGAAGCGATGCAGCTTGTCCGTGTCAAGCTGGAGCATGTCCAAGACAAGCTTGTGACTGCCCAGGACGCGGTGCAATATTTCAAACTACTTGAAATGGCTAGCACCAAGGCAGAGGAACTTTCATCAAGCATTCAGCTCTGCTGTCTAGATGTTCAGAAAGAGCAGGAAGACATCAGCGCTCTCAAGTCCGCACTGTCAGAATCACACGAGAGAGAAAACGCTTTGGAAGACAAGATTTTCTCGCCCGCGGCATCATGCTGGGACTTGCATCTGAAAACCGAAGCTCTTGCCGGGTCCAAGTTCGGCGTCAACGTGGAATCAATGAATAAAAAGATGGAACAGTTGAGTAGCCTGAGAACTCACAAAACCGAGATTTCTGCTGCACGTGCAGAGGCACGCAGGTCCGAAACCGAGCTGAGAAACAAAATCGATGGTCTTAAACAGAAATACCGTTCTTTCGAGGCTCAGAGGAAGGAGACGGAAAGGGTTCTCTTCGCCATCGACAACCTGGACTGCCCTACCACCCCGTTGCAGAAGCCCATGAATTTCGGCAAGGCGTCGGAGCTGCTGAAGTCCGAGGAGGAGAGGACGAAGCTCTTATCTGAACTGAAGAAGTCCCGCGAGCAGCTTAGCATCGTTCAAAAGGAGATCAAGAGCATGAGGAACTGCGACGACATCGACGGCGAGATCTCACGCCTTGAATCGGAGGTAGAGGGCTGCTTCCTCTCCCTCCTGGAAGCCGACACCGAGAAGTTTGTCCGGGATCACGCCTTGGCCGAAATGTGGGAGGTTCAGCAGAAGGACGTGCCGAGCCTGCTGGTCGACTACCAGGACAGCGTCTTCCACGTGAAGCTGGGGGAGGAGCAGATCAGGGCGTGCGAGGCGTCGTTGCAGCACCAGACGACGTCCCTGGACGAGATGAACTCGAAGCTGAGCCAGGCGATGCGGGACCTCGGCGAGCTTCTGGTCGCCAGAGGCTTGGACGCCTCCACGCCGCACGTCTCCGACAAGGTGAAGGGGGACCTCGACGCCATCGAGGTCCATGTCGCCGAGGCCAGGCAGCTCTTGCTCGTCGACAGCCAATAA